One part of the Rutidosis leptorrhynchoides isolate AG116_Rl617_1_P2 chromosome 1, CSIRO_AGI_Rlap_v1, whole genome shotgun sequence genome encodes these proteins:
- the LOC139842762 gene encoding GDSL esterase/lipase At5g03820-like: MDHLNLNRCIFMSSYVFVSVIMINGYQLVPALCIFGDSVMDAGNNNYLPTFLRANFLPYGRDFVTHEPTGRFCNGKLAVDYTAEYLGFRTYPPPYLSAANGTLLLNGANFASAGSGFYHRTARLYQSITLTRQIAYYRDWQDQVVNIVGHKRTNAIFSRGIHILCAGNSDFLQHYYISPLLNRMYTPSQFSKILLNSYYAFVESLYSLGVRRIGVTTLPPVGCLPAAITLFGDKTRGCVSRFNNDAMMFNNKLNETSQRLVAQFPGLKLVIFDIYHPLLDIITNPSNNDFYESRRGCCGTGIFETSFLCNANSIGTCSNATGYVFWDGFHPSEAANRILAQTQLAQGLNLIFYNCYIYNMKWLICISVCIKLTMFFCKMFKI, encoded by the exons ATGGATCATCTTAATCTTAACCGCTGCATTTTTATGTCATCATATGTTTTTGTATCTGTGATCATGATCAATGGCTATCAACTTGTTCCAGCGTTATGCATCTTCGGCGATTCTGTAATGGATGCCGGAAACAACAATTATCTACCCACTTTTCTCCGAGCCAACTTTCTTCCTTATGGAAGAGATTTTGTAACTCATGAACCTACTGGTAGATTTTGCAATGGAAAATTAGCTGTAGATTACACTG CTGAATACCTTGGATTTCGTACATACCCACCACCATACCTAAGTGCCGCCAACGGAACCCTACTTCTAAATGGTGCCAACTTTGCTTCTGCCGGTTCTGGTTTTTACCACCGAACGGCAAGACTATAT CAATCAATCACATTAACACGCCAGATAGCATATTATCGGGACTGGCAAGACCAAGTGGTGAATATAGTAGGACATAAGAGAACAAATGCCATATTTTCAAGAGGAATTCACATTTTATGTGCAGGAAACAGTGATTTTCTCCAGCATTACTACATCAGTCCCCTTTTGAACAGAATGTATACACCTTCACAGTTTTCAAAAATTCTATTAAATTCATATTATGCCTTCGTAGAG AGTCTTTATAGTTTAGGAGTAAGAAGGATCGGAGTAACAACGTTACCGCCAGTTGGATGTTTGCCAGCTGCTATTACTCTTTTTGGTGATAAAACTAGAGGATGCGTATCCAGGTTTAACAACGACGCAATGATGTTTAACAACAAGCTAAATGAAACATCCCAGAGATTAGTGGCACAATTTCCAGGCCTAAAACTCGTTATCTTCGACATTTACCATCCCCTGCTTGATATAATCACAAATCCTAGCAATAATG ACTTTTATGAGTCAAGGAGAGGTTGCTGTGGAACTGGGATATTTGAGACGTCGTTTCTTTGCAATGCAAACTCCATAGGTACTTGCTCGAATGCAACAGGTTATGTGTTTTGGGATGGATTTCATCCTTCTGAAGCTGCTAACCGAATCTTGGCACAGACTCAACTTGCGCAAGGGCTAAACTTAATTTTTTATAACTGTTACATTTATAATATGAAATGGCTTATATGTATCTCTGTTTGTATTAAGTTGACAATGTTCTTTTGCAAGATGTTCAAAATCTAA